A segment of the Leptolyngbya sp. NIES-3755 genome:
AGCTTATTCAGTAGTACGGATGCCTCGATCGAGAAACCGAGTTCGACGGAGAGCTATGTTGTCCCCGGATCAGTAGATGGCTCGACGACGGGCGATCGCGCCAACTCGCGAATCTATTTCTCGACGGAGCGAGAGATTGACCTTTATGAGTTAGAGGAATTGTGCGATGCGGTCGGTTGGTCGCGTCGTCCCCTCAGAAAAGTCAAAAAGGCGATTCAGCATAGTTTTTTAGTGGCAACGATGTGGGAACAGCGGGGAGCGACACGCCGACTGGTCGGATTTGCTCGCGCCACCTCTGACCATGCGTTTAACGCCACAATTTGGGATGTGGTGGTTCATCCAGATTGCCAGGGTAAGGGGCTGGGAAAAGCTCTGATGAAGTTCATGATTAAGAAGCTTCGGAGTGAGGATATCAGTAATATCACTTTGTTCGCTGATCCGCATGTCGTTAATTTCTACCGAAATTTAGGGTTCATGCAGGACCCAGAAGGAATCAAAGGGATGTTTTGGTATCCGGATTAGTTTGTATCCGAGATTCCACTTTACAAGAGTTCCCAGACAGCGAAGCAGGGGCACGAATTGTGGAATGAATTTCACGGTTTATCGCAGGAGTCGGGCTTGTTGAATCCAAAGCCCGATGTAATCTGTCGTGGGACAGAGATCGCGGCGTTGCATCGTAGAAACGTAGAGTCGGAGTAATTGACGGTGTAATTGACCGATCGAGGTTTGCGCCAGTTGCGATGGAGAAGCGATCCCGGCATGGAGTAATAAGCCTGCATATTCGCATCCGACACTTGGAATTCGAGCCAGATCTGCCAGTGCAACCCATTTATTCAATTGTCGAATTGGCACTTGAAGTTCAGTTGCTAGAAGATTTCGCTTATCTTGCGTATTTCCTAACTTAAGAAGATCTAAAGTGGTGTGGATTTCGCGATCGCTTAACCGTGCCGCATCATCATCGGCTAAACCGGGAAGTTGATCGATCGCCCAACTTGCGGGAGCGATTTTTGACGGGACAGATTGAGCCACGATGTCCTCAAAACAGAATTGAAACAATTTAGTTTAACCAACTTGATTCAAAAATGGGCTTTCTAAAACAAAGTTGTAGCGAGTTTGCTTTAGCTTGTGATAGAAATAGATCAGATGAGCTAACCTCTATCCTGTGTCAGGAAGTTAGAGCATTCTGATAACGAATAAAGCTTTCTATTAAAGTTGTATTTTCTAACAGGTTCCGCGATCGAAATGGTTCGTTAACAACAATTTCCATAGCAATTGCCCAATACGATGAACACCGAAACCACACCAGAACTCAAACCGATTCGCTGCCTTGATGACGCGATCGAACGCTGCCAAACCTTGGGAATGCGTCTGAGCCGCCAACGTCGATTCATTCTGGAATTACTTTGGCAAGACCAAGAACATTTGTCAGCACGGGAGATTTACGATCGCTTGAATCGCCGAGGAAAAGACATCGGGCATACTTCGGTGTATCAGAATTTGGAGGCGCTCTCTGAACAAGGAATTATCGAATGTATTGAGCGTTCAGACGGGCGGTTGTATGGAAATATCAGTGATGCTCACAGCCATGTGAATTGTCTCGATACAGAGCAAATCTTGGACATTCACATTGAGCTGCCAGAAGAAATCATTCGACAGGTGGAAGCGCAAACGGGCGTAAGGATTACTGAATATCACATCGATTTCTACGGTTATAAAGCGAAATAGGAATTATCGATACAGAGAAATCTTTTATACGCGATCGTGAATCTTTTCGGAGTTCAGATTGAGAAATTCGTGGTTGAATAGACGCAACCCGATCTTTTTCAGTCTCGACCTCACGACATCGCTTACAATTCCTCGGATTTGTGGGCGAAGTTTTGTAATGGCTCCCGGAAATGACGAATCCTTGAGCGGAACTTATAAAAGCATTCTGTGTCGAGGGTTCCATCGGCGAAATCGCCTGTAAAATAGCCGAGACTCTGACCCGCCGCCTGATTCACGGTTCGCAGCGAAATGGCTAGAAAAATAACTCCCCAATGGCTTCAAGGCTTGTCCACATTCCAGAAGCCCAAGTCCCAAGACGAGCATCCGCCCAAAACGATCGATAGTCCCCCTGAGCATTCCACGGTTCTGTTAGAAGACGATCCGACTCCGGAACCAATCGCTGAACCGAGTGATCCCGATCCTCATCCAGTCAAGCAAACCGCTGCCAAACTCGGACAACGAGTGGCGAAAACTGCTTCGTCTGCCACCCACGCAACTGCCCAATACCTGGGATCGGTAGCGCAGGCGTGGAAATGGCAACTGATCTGGTTAGGTATTCTGGGCGTTTTTGGTGGAACCGGAGCGATCGCGTTTTGGTGGCTCTCGAAAGTTCCGCCTGCGGTCGATTGTCAGAAAATTACCGTTCAATCGATCGAGTCCGAACAACTTTTCTGTGCCCAACAAGCCGCACAATCTGGGAATGCGAACCAGATTATTTCGTCAATTAATTTGGTGAAGGATTGGACAACGGATCACCCCCTGTATGGACAATCCCGATCGCTGCTGCAAGATTGGTCGAATGCGCTGTTGATTCTGGCACGGGATCGCGTGACTCAGCGAGATATCAAAGGTGCAGTGTCGCTAGCGAATCAAATCCCCAAGTCGAGTCCGGTTTATAAAGATGCTCAAGCAGCGATCGATCGGTGGCAAGCGGAATACCGCCGTGGAGAAGCCATTTACGCGAAAATTATCGATGCACTTAAGAAACAACAGTGGGATCGTGCTTCCGAGCAGATGGCACAACTGGCACTGGTTGAAGACCCCGGTTGGCAGTCTCGGTTAGGCGAGGTTCGAGAACAGTCGAACAATGAGCGCAAAGCTTGGAAATTGCTGACGGATGCGCGGAATTTTGCCAGAGCGAATCCACCGACTCGATTCGGAGAAGCGATCGCAATGGTTGATCCGGTCGATCGTAAAACTTTTGTCTGGACATTACAGGCAAGGCTGGAAGTGATCAAATGGCGAAACACGATCTTTCAGTTGGCGATCGCACAATTTGATCAGCAAAATATTGTGGCTGCGGGTAGTCTGCTCAATTCGCTTCCAGCAAGTGTTCAGTTAACGAGCGCGAACCAAGACTTGATCCGATTAGTCAGAGCACGAGAAATCGAGACCGCGAACGAATACAACTCGCCTGGATTAGAGCGGATTGCACCCCTGATGATGGCGACTCACTTGGTGAAGCAGATTGATCCTCAAAGCCCGTTTGCCTCTCGTGCAAAAACTCTGATCCCAAGACTAGAGCAGAAGACCCAAGACTTGATGCAATTGAATGTGGCAAGCACGATCGCAAATTTGCAACAGATTCCGATGTTGGAAATGGCGATCGCTCAAGCCGCAGCGATCACGCCCAAACGACCGGGACGGCTTCATGCTCAGACGCTTCTCGCTCAGTGGCGCAAGGAATTACAGTCAATGCAAGATCGTCCGCTGTTGGCACGTGCTCAACAAGTGGCAAAATCGGGCAAGATTGGGAATTTACGATCGGCGGTGGCGATGGCAACTCTAGTGAGACCTCAACGATCGCTGAGAATCGAAGCTCAGACGAGCATTGCCGATTGGACAAATCAGATCGAGATTATCGAAGATCGCCCAATTATTAATGATGCAAGAGCGATCGCGTCTTCGGGACAACTGGGACGTGCGATCAATGTGGCAAGTACGATTCGACCTGGACGCGCTCTGTATAATGAGGCGCAGGGTTTGATCGGGGAATGGGTCTATCAGATTCAGCTTGCAGAAGATCGATCAATTTTGAATCAGGCTGCAAGTTTGGCAGGTCAGGGTTATTTGAGTCGTGCGATCGATGTGGCTTCGGGCATTGCTCCGGGACGACCGTTGTATGGCGAAGCACGAGGCGCGATCGGACAATGGGCAGCAGAACGAGCAGAGATTTGGCGACAACGGGATCAGGCTCCTCAGCCGACCCCCAGCTACGAATCTCCGATCGAGTCTTCACCGCAGTCGAGTCCATTTGAGCCAACTCCCCCTGCTTCACCCGACCAGACTCCACCGTAGTCAAGACAGCAATCTCTGAGCTTCGGTTGTGCTACTGATTGCTAAGCTGTTAGATCAAATGAGTGCGCTGGCGATCGAATGGATAGTTTGGCTGAAGTTCGGAGATTGATGATTGTGGAGCGAGACCCGGTTTTTCGATCGGGCTTGCTCGGTTGTTTGAGTCGATTTCCAGAGTTTCGGATTGTGGCAGAAGCGGAATCGATCCCAGTCGCATGGCGAAATTTGGCGGAACAGTCTCGCGATCGGATTGATGCAATTTTGATCGGAGTTGGGACTGAATTTGCTCAACAAGTAAAAGCTCAGTATCCAACCATCCCAATTCTTTTGATTGAACCGTTGACTGATCTGGAATTGAGAGCGGCATTCGAGGCGGGAATTGAAGGGTATTGTCCGAAAGGAAGCTCGATCGCGGAATTTGTCAGTGCCATTCGTCAGATTACAACTGGACAGAATTACTGGCGATCGGATGTTTTAGAGCAGTTGACCGTATCGGGAACGCGATCGCAATCAATTAGTGTGGCGAAAGTGATTCGGCAGAACTGGCGATTGTCGGGATTATCCCAGATCGAAGCGGCATTGAATGAGATTGAAGCACAACTGCGATCGGGCAATCTTTCAACGCTCGATCGACTTTTTTTGACGGGGCGAAAACGGGAATTGAAAGCGGCTCGATGGCTGGTTCAGAAAGCGTTACCGTCTGAGGAAATTCGACCGAATCCACGTGCGATCGTGCCTGTTGAATCGGCAGTAACGGTTCCAGAACCTTCAGAAATTGTTCCAGAAGCACCGCAACCGAAAGCATGGCAAGGAGAAATTCTCGATCAAATCGCTGAAAAGCTGCAATCAAATCTAGATAATTTGACGAACATTCCGCTAGAAATTGACATTCTAAGAAGCGAAAAGAAACGGGAATTGTTTTTTATCATCCTGCGGCAACTAGAGGAATTACTAGACGAATTAAGGTTTTCTCAGATTCAACCGGATCAGTTTGTGGCGAAACAATCGGATGTTTTGCGGGATTTGTGGCAAGCGATCGTCATGCAATTTTTCGGACGATATTCAATGGTGCGAGTGAAGAAACAAGACATTGAAATCGTCGCATCGTTGCTTAATGAATCTAATGCGGTTCAAACTCAAATTCTCGATCAAATTCCGCTGACTCAGGCAATTTTTGAGCATTTACTGTTTGAAATGCCGCTGATTATTGATCAAACAATGTATGAGGTTGGAACGATCGAAGCCCGCGATCGCGCAATCGATTTACTCGAAAATCTGATGATTCAGATGGCAAACGCTGTAATTCAACCACTTTTGAATCGATTTGCCAACTTAGAAGCGATCAAACAAGGATTTTACGATCGACGTTTATTATCGACTCGTGAAATTGAACGATTTCGGAATGACTTATCCTGGAGGTTCAGAACTGAGCGATATTTCACAGGTCCGAAATTAGTGTTTGAAAGTCGATATCGATTGTTTGTTTTGACACAATATGGCATCGATCGAATCGTCGTTTACTCACCCCGAACTGAAGAACTCGAATCGCTTTCTGGAGTTCAACTAGCTGTCACTCTGGCGTTAGAAACTCGTGATGCGATTTCGCCGAGGTTAAGAGGCACGATCGCGTTTTTCGGCAGTGGAATTGTCTACATTTTGACCGAAATCATTGGACGCGGAATCGGGTTAATCGGACGCGGAATTCTCAAAGGAATTGGAAAATCTGTTCGAGGATAGTCCAAAATCACCTCTAAACGGCACAATAATGTCAGTGAAAACGCATTGAGATCTTGAATTTCAGCCGCGAATCTGCAACATTTTCAAGTAGAGCGACTAGACTAAACCTGCAACCTCTATTTTGAATTCCACATTAATACCCTGGTTCCGACGGGAGCACAATCTATGTTTGAGATTACTGGTGCATTATTTCTGATTGTTTTAGGTTACATCATTGGATCTGTCCGTATCGTTGAACAAGGCGATCAAGCGATCGTGCAACGACTCGGACAATATAAACGCATCCTTAATCCAGGGCTAAATTTTGTCATCCCGCTGCTGGATACGGTGCTGGTTGAAACGATTCGGGAACAGCTTTTGGACATCCAACCGCAACGGGCATTCACGAAAGATAATGTCCCGATCGAAGTTGATGCGGTCGTTTCTTGGCAGATTCTCGATTTGAGAAAGGCTTACTATGCGGTTGAAGATCTCGAAGAATCACTCAAACAAATCGTGATTTCAACCATGCGAAACGAGATCGGACAGTTGACTTTAGAGGAAACGTTTTCGTCTGCCAGCACGATTAATCAAGCCTTATTGCGTCAGTTGGACAAATCGACTGCGAACTGGGGCGTGAAAGTGATTCGCGTTGAGGTGCAAGAGTTCCAGATTTCTCCAGCCTTGCGCGAATCGTTAGAGAAAGAACGTGCTGCTCGAAGTGAGAAACAAGCAGAACTCACTCGAACTCAGGGAACTGTCCAATCGATTCAAGAGTTAGCACAAGCGCTTCGAGGACAAATGAACGCGGATGATGTCTTGCGCTATTTAGTGGCGAAAGATTATGTTACGGCAAGTATGGAATTAGGCAAGAGCGACAATTCCAAGATTGTGTTTATGGACCCCCGTGCTTTGAATGAAGCAGTCACCGACTTGATGGGTCATGCAGAGGCGATCGAACCTCGCGATCGCGGAAATATTGACGGCGATATGGATAACTAGAGCGAACCGCGCCAGATCGCATCTGCCACTCGGCAAACATCGCGCATCTCTGCAACATCGTGAACGCGAACCACATCGGCTCCGTTTACGATCGCGCTTACACAAGCGGCAGAGGTTCCCCAGACTCGCTTTTTCGGATCGGGCTGGTCGAGAATCTGCCCGATAAAGCTCTTTCGAGAAGCCCCAACTAGAATCGGGCAATTCAGAGCTTGAAACGTTTGTAATCGTCTGAGAATTTCTAAGTTTTGAGCGTACTTTTTCGCAAATCCGATTCCTGGATCAATCATGATTTGAGAAATTCCATTGGCGATCGCGCTTTCGATCCGTTCTCGCAAAAATTCGCTAATCTCTTGAATCAGATCGTCGTACTCGGTTAACGATTGCATTGTTTTTGGTGTTCCTCTCATGTGCATCAGAATGATTGGAACGCCTAATCTACCGACAGTTGCAAGCATTTCTGAGTCGAAGATTGCGCCTGAAATATCGTTGATTATATCGGCTCCAGCCTCGATCGCTTCTTTTGCAACGTGCGATCGAGTCGTATCAACTGAAATTGGAATCTGAAACTTCTGCCGAATTGCTTCGATCACGGGGACGACTCGATCGAGTTCTTCCTGCAACGAAATCTCTTCCGCATTTGGGCGCGTGGATTGTCCACCAATGTCGAGAATATCTGCCCCATCTTCGATCATTTGAGTCGCTTGAGCGATCGCGTTTTCCAACGTGTTGAACTGTCCACCATCACTAAAACTATCAGGTGTGACGTTCAGAACGCCCATGATGTAAGTTTTTTGACCCCAGTGAAATGTCGATCGTGCTAGTTCCCAAGCTTGCATTGCATCAGTGATAAATCATTAGAATCTGATCATCGCATTAATGCTCGTGCGCGTTGAAGATTCTGTGACGCGATCGCGAATTCTGAATCAATTTGAATTGCCTTCTCGTATTCTGCGATCGCTTCTCGAATCTTGCCCTGATGCTGAAGAACTTCTCCAGTGGCATTGTGAACGATCGCTTCAGGGTCGATCGCTTGAGTCTCATTGCCGAAGTAAACAGCTTGATTTTGACGCAGTGCAGCAATTCTGGCAGCAAATTGATCCGGTTGAAGCAAAGCGACACCCATAATGGTACAAATCGGACTTCGCACAACCTCTTCGTTCGGTTCGATCAGAAGCTTACGATAAGTTGCGATCGCTTGTTCCGGTTGGTTCTGGAGGGCTAACAAACCACCGAGTAAACAGTTCGCTTCGGGAACACGATCATTCAATGAAGCTGCTTGCTGCACTGATCGAGTCGCTTGTGCGAATTGCTGTTCTTGCACCTGAATCCAACCACGAGCAAGATAGCTAAAAAATAACGCACTACGATCTCTTCGGCTCAGTTGAATCGCTTTATCCGTGATTGCGATCGCTTCTGTCCCTCTGGCTTGTTGACTCAAAATTGATGCCAGACGGAGATAATCTAGGATCTCTGCAAACTGAGCAACTTTTGGATGAAGTTGAATGATCCGACGATAAATTGGCTCAGCTTCTTTCGCTCTAGATTGAAAAACCAGAAAATCGCCCACTTGTTGAAGCAAATCTCGATCGTCTGGTTTGCGCTGCATCGCGTCTTGATAGACGGCAATCATTCGATCGACTTGCTTTTGACGAACTAACAAATCTGCTAATTCCGACAGTTGCAGCCTGTAGTCTAGACCTTCTTGCTTAAACGATTGTTGATACAAAGCGACGACTTCATCAATTCGCTGATTTTCTTCTAAGATTCTTGCCAGCGAAGAGTACAAACCAGAACCGCTTGGATTGCGTCGAATTCCTTCGCGGTAAATCGCGATCGCTTGC
Coding sequences within it:
- a CDS encoding GCN5-related N-acetyltransferase (similar to AA sequence:cyanobase_aa:LBDG_37820): MGFWKSLFSSTDASIEKPSSTESYVVPGSVDGSTTGDRANSRIYFSTEREIDLYELEELCDAVGWSRRPLRKVKKAIQHSFLVATMWEQRGATRRLVGFARATSDHAFNATIWDVVVHPDCQGKGLGKALMKFMIKKLRSEDISNITLFADPHVVNFYRNLGFMQDPEGIKGMFWYPD
- a CDS encoding hypothetical protein (conserved hypothetical protein;~similar to AA sequence:cyanobase_aa:LBDG_37810), whose protein sequence is MAQSVPSKIAPASWAIDQLPGLADDDAARLSDREIHTTLDLLKLGNTQDKRNLLATELQVPIRQLNKWVALADLARIPSVGCEYAGLLLHAGIASPSQLAQTSIGQLHRQLLRLYVSTMQRRDLCPTTDYIGLWIQQARLLR
- a CDS encoding ferric uptake regulator (similar to AA sequence:cyanobase_aa:LBDG_37800); protein product: MNTETTPELKPIRCLDDAIERCQTLGMRLSRQRRFILELLWQDQEHLSAREIYDRLNRRGKDIGHTSVYQNLEALSEQGIIECIERSDGRLYGNISDAHSHVNCLDTEQILDIHIELPEEIIRQVEAQTGVRITEYHIDFYGYKAK
- a CDS encoding hypothetical protein (conserved hypothetical protein;~similar to AA sequence:cyanobase_aa:LBDG_37790), giving the protein MARKITPQWLQGLSTFQKPKSQDEHPPKTIDSPPEHSTVLLEDDPTPEPIAEPSDPDPHPVKQTAAKLGQRVAKTASSATHATAQYLGSVAQAWKWQLIWLGILGVFGGTGAIAFWWLSKVPPAVDCQKITVQSIESEQLFCAQQAAQSGNANQIISSINLVKDWTTDHPLYGQSRSLLQDWSNALLILARDRVTQRDIKGAVSLANQIPKSSPVYKDAQAAIDRWQAEYRRGEAIYAKIIDALKKQQWDRASEQMAQLALVEDPGWQSRLGEVREQSNNERKAWKLLTDARNFARANPPTRFGEAIAMVDPVDRKTFVWTLQARLEVIKWRNTIFQLAIAQFDQQNIVAAGSLLNSLPASVQLTSANQDLIRLVRAREIETANEYNSPGLERIAPLMMATHLVKQIDPQSPFASRAKTLIPRLEQKTQDLMQLNVASTIANLQQIPMLEMAIAQAAAITPKRPGRLHAQTLLAQWRKELQSMQDRPLLARAQQVAKSGKIGNLRSAVAMATLVRPQRSLRIEAQTSIADWTNQIEIIEDRPIINDARAIASSGQLGRAINVASTIRPGRALYNEAQGLIGEWVYQIQLAEDRSILNQAASLAGQGYLSRAIDVASGIAPGRPLYGEARGAIGQWAAERAEIWRQRDQAPQPTPSYESPIESSPQSSPFEPTPPASPDQTPP
- a CDS encoding response regulator receiver domain protein (similar to AA sequence:cyanobase_aa:LBDG_37780) produces the protein MDSLAEVRRLMIVERDPVFRSGLLGCLSRFPEFRIVAEAESIPVAWRNLAEQSRDRIDAILIGVGTEFAQQVKAQYPTIPILLIEPLTDLELRAAFEAGIEGYCPKGSSIAEFVSAIRQITTGQNYWRSDVLEQLTVSGTRSQSISVAKVIRQNWRLSGLSQIEAALNEIEAQLRSGNLSTLDRLFLTGRKRELKAARWLVQKALPSEEIRPNPRAIVPVESAVTVPEPSEIVPEAPQPKAWQGEILDQIAEKLQSNLDNLTNIPLEIDILRSEKKRELFFIILRQLEELLDELRFSQIQPDQFVAKQSDVLRDLWQAIVMQFFGRYSMVRVKKQDIEIVASLLNESNAVQTQILDQIPLTQAIFEHLLFEMPLIIDQTMYEVGTIEARDRAIDLLENLMIQMANAVIQPLLNRFANLEAIKQGFYDRRLLSTREIERFRNDLSWRFRTERYFTGPKLVFESRYRLFVLTQYGIDRIVVYSPRTEELESLSGVQLAVTLALETRDAISPRLRGTIAFFGSGIVYILTEIIGRGIGLIGRGILKGIGKSVRG
- a CDS encoding membrane protease, stomatin/prohibitin family (similar to AA sequence:cyanobase_aa:LBDG_37770), yielding MFEITGALFLIVLGYIIGSVRIVEQGDQAIVQRLGQYKRILNPGLNFVIPLLDTVLVETIREQLLDIQPQRAFTKDNVPIEVDAVVSWQILDLRKAYYAVEDLEESLKQIVISTMRNEIGQLTLEETFSSASTINQALLRQLDKSTANWGVKVIRVEVQEFQISPALRESLEKERAARSEKQAELTRTQGTVQSIQELAQALRGQMNADDVLRYLVAKDYVTASMELGKSDNSKIVFMDPRALNEAVTDLMGHAEAIEPRDRGNIDGDMDN
- a CDS encoding dihydropteroate synthase (similar to AA sequence:cyanobase_aa:LBDG_37760) — encoded protein: MQAWELARSTFHWGQKTYIMGVLNVTPDSFSDGGQFNTLENAIAQATQMIEDGADILDIGGQSTRPNAEEISLQEELDRVVPVIEAIRQKFQIPISVDTTRSHVAKEAIEAGADIINDISGAIFDSEMLATVGRLGVPIILMHMRGTPKTMQSLTEYDDLIQEISEFLRERIESAIANGISQIMIDPGIGFAKKYAQNLEILRRLQTFQALNCPILVGASRKSFIGQILDQPDPKKRVWGTSAACVSAIVNGADVVRVHDVAEMRDVCRVADAIWRGSL
- a CDS encoding TPR repeat-containing protein (similar to AA sequence:cyanobase_aa:PCC8801_1300), encoding MLKSLFSVALLLGLTALPVFATNPTVDRLTDQLIEAQSAGDEEAQEKLLNQLLKQDPKNVEGYRLLGVLLEQQGRFKEAIALYQTGIKNISNNAFLYEMLTSILVRNGETTKVIELLKQGIQNNPDNLTLYRLLGLRLKDANRTDEAIALFRQALKFDDSEVIFFYQSLGEWLGEDDPNGAIALLQEGLKRKPEDIAFHSLMPVLANLLSRQNRLPEAIRLYQEGIRRRPDELTSYFGFAYFLTTNNRRDEAIALYQEVIQRHPKESSFYTLLGELYEQQNQADKAIALYQTGIRKAENPETLYQAWGDLLSRRGKTEQAIAIYREGIRRNPSGSGLYSSLARILEENQRIDEVVALYQQSFKQEGLDYRLQLSELADLLVRQKQVDRMIAVYQDAMQRKPDDRDLLQQVGDFLVFQSRAKEAEPIYRRIIQLHPKVAQFAEILDYLRLASILSQQARGTEAIAITDKAIQLSRRDRSALFFSYLARGWIQVQEQQFAQATRSVQQAASLNDRVPEANCLLGGLLALQNQPEQAIATYRKLLIEPNEEVVRSPICTIMGVALLQPDQFAARIAALRQNQAVYFGNETQAIDPEAIVHNATGEVLQHQGKIREAIAEYEKAIQIDSEFAIASQNLQRARALMR